The Chlorocebus sabaeus isolate Y175 chromosome 6, mChlSab1.0.hap1, whole genome shotgun sequence genome has a segment encoding these proteins:
- the HMG20B gene encoding SWI/SNF-related matrix-associated actin-dependent regulator of chromatin subfamily E member 1-related: MSHGPKQPGAAAAPAGGKAPGQHGGFVVAVKQERGEGPRAGEKGSHEEEPVKKRGWPKGKKRKKILPNGPKAPVTGYVRFLNERREQIRTRHPDLPFPEITKMLGAEWSKLQPTEKQRYLDEAEREKQQYMKELRAYQQSEAYKMCTEKIQEKKIKKEDSGSGLMNTLLNGHKGGDCDGFSTFDVPIFTEEFLDQNKAREAELRRLRKMNVAFEEQNAVLQRHTQSMSSARERLEQELALEERRTLALQQQLQAVRQALTASFASLPVPGTGETPTLGTLDFYMARLHGAIERDPAQHEKLIVRIKEILAQVASEHL; this comes from the exons ATGTCCCACGGCCCCAAGCAGCCCGGCGCGGCCGCCGC GCCGGCGGGCGGCAAGGCTCCGGGCCAGCATGGGGGCTTCGTGGTGGCTGTCAAGCAAGAGCGCGGCGAGGGTCCACGCGCCGGCGAGAAGGGGTCCCACGAGGAGGAG CCGGTGAAGAAACGCGGCTGGCCCAAGGGCAAGAAGCGGAAGAAGATTCTGCCGAATGGGCCCAAGGCACCGGTAACAGGCTACGTGCGCTTCCTGAACGAGCGGCGCGAGCAGATCCGCACGCGCCACCCGGATCTGCCCTTTCCCGAGATCACCAAGATGCTGGGCGCCGAGTGGAGCAAGCTGCAGCCAACGGAGAAGCAG CGGTACCTGGATGAGGCcgagagagagaagcagcagtACATGAAGGAGCTTCGGGCGTACCAGCAGTCGGAAGCCTATAAGATGTGCACGGAGAAGATCCAGGAGAAGAAGATCAAGAAAG AAGACTCAGGCTCTGGGCTCATGAACACCCTCCTGAATGGACACAAG GGTGGGGACTGCGATGGCTTCTCCACCTTCGACGTTCCCATCTTCACTGAAGAGTTCTTGGACCAAAACAAAG CGCGCGAGGCGGAGCTTCGGCGTTTGCGGAAGATGAACGTGGCCTTCGAGGAGCAGAACGCGGTGCTGCAGAGGCACACGCAGAGCATGAGCAGCGCGCGCGAGCGTCTGGAGCAGGAGCTGGCGCTGGAGGAGCGGAGGACGCTGGCGCTGCAGCAGCAGCTCCAGGCCGTGCGCCAGGCGCTCACCGCCAGCTTCGCCTCACTGCCGGTGCCGG GCACGGGCGAAACGCCCACGCTGGGGACTCTGGACTTCTACATGGCCCGGCTGCACGGAGCCATCGAGCGTGACCCTGCGCAGCACGAGAAGCTCATCGTCCGCATCAAGGAAATCCTGGCCCAGGTCGCCAG CGAGCACCTGTGA